In the genome of Halococcus sediminicola, one region contains:
- a CDS encoding MarR family transcriptional regulator yields the protein MSTDVGTAEGTEARELVHFVTQQTRFTLLSNILQHPEQLPSMYELEELNPSISDATVYKHIQKLIDAGIVEEAALPDDERRQGYPWKFYGVSDAGREFLDEHNLLEAEETLQRIYETISDKPEKMIKYENAPRPHRR from the coding sequence ATGAGTACCGACGTGGGAACCGCTGAGGGGACAGAGGCGCGTGAACTCGTCCACTTCGTGACTCAGCAGACGCGATTCACGCTGCTCAGCAACATTCTCCAGCACCCCGAACAGCTCCCCTCAATGTACGAACTCGAGGAGTTGAATCCGAGCATCAGCGACGCCACCGTCTACAAGCACATCCAGAAACTCATCGACGCCGGCATCGTCGAGGAGGCGGCGCTTCCAGACGACGAACGTCGGCAGGGCTATCCCTGGAAGTTCTACGGCGTGAGCGATGCGGGCCGGGAGTTCCTCGACGAACACAACCTACTGGAGGCCGAGGAAACCCTCCAACGCATCTACGAGACGATCTCCGACAAGCCCGAGAAGATGATCAAATACGAGAACGCGCCGCGCCCCCACCGACGGTAG
- a CDS encoding class I SAM-dependent methyltransferase, with product MTAKELSETQAAWDEIADGFDEYATPLTISFAEAVLQRVDLEPEMRFLDVAAGSGALSIPAAHLGAEVVATDISPAMVELLTARARNEDLTDIEVRVMDGHALELEDNTFDISASQNGISTFPDMQRGLREMVRVTKPGGRVLILAFGPPTEAEFLTFFMGALQAAIPGFDSLPMDPPPLPFQVANPENLRAQLADAGLDNIRIDTDTWDTEFQSATHLWNMVVNSNPIAGALVTDLSQEQIAEVQKVLDTKLRERSGGSDAAVLTTRMNIGSGTK from the coding sequence ATGACCGCTAAGGAACTCAGTGAAACACAAGCCGCCTGGGACGAGATCGCGGACGGCTTCGACGAGTACGCCACACCCTTGACAATCTCCTTTGCAGAGGCTGTCCTTCAGCGCGTAGATCTCGAGCCAGAAATGCGATTTTTGGACGTGGCTGCCGGCAGCGGAGCTCTCAGTATCCCGGCCGCACACCTCGGAGCGGAGGTAGTGGCGACAGATATCTCTCCGGCTATGGTTGAGCTGCTCACGGCGCGTGCACGGAACGAGGATCTGACCGATATTGAGGTCCGCGTCATGGACGGCCACGCCCTTGAGCTTGAGGACAACACCTTCGACATCTCCGCATCCCAGAACGGTATCTCGACGTTTCCCGACATGCAGCGCGGACTACGCGAGATGGTGCGCGTCACAAAGCCAGGTGGTCGGGTGTTGATCTTAGCGTTTGGTCCGCCCACCGAGGCAGAGTTTCTCACCTTCTTCATGGGGGCTCTGCAAGCGGCCATTCCCGGTTTCGATAGCCTTCCGATGGACCCCCCGCCCTTGCCGTTTCAAGTGGCAAATCCCGAGAATCTGCGTGCACAGCTTGCCGACGCTGGATTGGACAACATCCGCATTGACACCGACACGTGGGACACGGAGTTCCAGTCTGCCACGCACCTCTGGAACATGGTAGTCAACAGCAACCCAATCGCCGGAGCACTGGTTACCGACCTCTCCCAGGAGCAAATAGCTGAAGTCCAAAAGGTCCTGGACACCAAACTCCGTGAACGCTCCGGAGGGAGCGACGCCGCAGTGCTGACCACCCGGATGAATATTGGCAGTGGAACGAAGTGA
- a CDS encoding MFS transporter, producing MTIIALCTLAFFATMVARLVISPVVPEIVDTFDSSTGVLGLALTGLWMAYAFAQFPSGVLADRYGERIIILAAIGLTTIASALLALSPSMPVFLVLTLVLGGVAGLHYSVATTFLTRELNNIGTAIGLHNSGAPLAGLVAPIAAAAVSQWFGWRAAIALGAAAAFPIFVLFRWKIRPTEPARPEQPMGDRLALKPVIELLSRRKIAFTAMLAFLFEFIWQATASFLPTFLIAYHGYSVTFASTLFSAYFIIQGLTQPGIGSLSDRYGREEIAAFCAVAGIVGYTLLLVGSRLGVLLVGIFLIGVAMGWGAALLPRFVDNLSATERGAGFGLVRTTYMMLSATGSVVVGSVADTAGWSIAFGIFVAFLSVICLALAGNRLLDLGF from the coding sequence GTGACAATCATCGCTCTGTGTACGCTCGCGTTTTTCGCAACGATGGTCGCTCGGTTGGTTATCAGCCCGGTCGTTCCGGAGATCGTCGACACGTTCGATTCCTCAACCGGTGTTCTGGGGCTGGCCTTGACTGGTCTCTGGATGGCGTATGCGTTCGCACAGTTTCCTAGCGGGGTGCTCGCCGACCGGTATGGCGAGCGGATCATTATCCTTGCAGCGATTGGGTTAACGACCATCGCCAGCGCTCTGCTCGCGCTTTCACCGTCGATGCCTGTATTCCTCGTTTTGACGTTGGTTTTGGGTGGAGTTGCTGGCCTGCATTATAGCGTTGCGACGACGTTTCTGACTCGCGAACTGAACAATATCGGTACCGCGATCGGCCTTCATAACTCTGGAGCACCACTGGCGGGATTGGTAGCGCCGATCGCAGCGGCTGCAGTCAGTCAGTGGTTCGGCTGGCGGGCCGCGATCGCACTCGGAGCCGCAGCCGCATTCCCGATTTTCGTTCTCTTTCGCTGGAAGATCCGTCCGACCGAGCCGGCACGGCCCGAGCAGCCGATGGGCGATCGGCTCGCCCTCAAGCCGGTCATCGAGTTGCTCTCCCGGCGGAAAATCGCGTTCACCGCTATGCTCGCGTTTCTATTCGAGTTCATCTGGCAGGCGACGGCATCGTTCCTCCCGACCTTTCTGATCGCGTATCACGGCTATTCGGTGACGTTCGCCAGTACGCTGTTTTCGGCGTATTTCATCATCCAAGGACTCACACAGCCTGGCATCGGGTCGCTCTCGGATCGGTACGGTCGCGAAGAGATTGCTGCTTTCTGTGCAGTTGCCGGCATCGTGGGGTACACACTGCTTCTCGTCGGCTCTCGATTGGGCGTCCTTCTCGTTGGCATCTTTCTGATCGGTGTTGCCATGGGCTGGGGAGCGGCACTGTTGCCTCGATTCGTCGACAACCTCTCGGCTACGGAACGTGGTGCGGGATTCGGTCTCGTTCGGACGACGTATATGATGCTGAGCGCGACCGGAAGCGTCGTCGTGGGATCCGTTGCGGATACTGCTGGATGGAGCATCGCGTTCGGGATTTTCGTCGCGTTTCTCTCGGTGATCTGTCTCGCGCTCGCCGGTAATCGTTTGCTCGATCTCGGCTTCTAA
- a CDS encoding DUF4870 domain-containing protein produces the protein MASTQDIDVERDPAAPAAANESELDGNVAGALSYLFGFISGLIFYLIKRDNRFVRWHAAQSMAFNVLLIVASVVLTVVQLVFTTVMFSGSDSGFLVGSLVSLILGVVWLILAVGGFGAWVYLMIKAYQGEAVRIPVAAGIADKLA, from the coding sequence ATGGCAAGCACACAAGATATCGACGTTGAGCGAGATCCTGCGGCACCGGCCGCGGCGAACGAATCGGAACTGGACGGCAACGTCGCGGGGGCACTGTCGTACCTGTTCGGATTCATCTCGGGACTGATCTTCTATCTGATCAAGAGAGACAACCGGTTCGTGCGATGGCACGCCGCCCAGAGCATGGCATTCAACGTTCTGCTCATCGTGGCGTCGGTCGTGTTGACCGTCGTTCAACTCGTTTTCACGACGGTGATGTTCAGCGGGAGCGACAGTGGATTCCTCGTCGGAAGTCTCGTCTCGCTGATCCTCGGAGTAGTCTGGCTTATCCTCGCTGTCGGCGGCTTCGGCGCGTGGGTTTACCTGATGATCAAGGCCTACCAGGGCGAGGCAGTCCGGATACCTGTTGCTGCCGGCATCGCCGACAAACTAGCGTGA
- a CDS encoding histidine kinase N-terminal 7TM domain-containing protein, with translation MVLFVTAYLTLLGFSAVITGGIAVYAWHRRDEPGAGPFAGLMAATALWAICAAATLLAHDPEIHLLIEQGQWAATVFVPVFWVLFALTYTGHDELVSGWTVLLLSIVPLVSLALGLTNPLHGLVWADTQVYVANGMAIATRQPGDWYWLFVVYAYTLIGVGTFLIFRLVFVSDYLFLDQAVLLVVGTIVPLVGNMVSVTEVTPLPGIDVTPFAFTVTGLTFGYALFRRRLFELVPATRRLGRDTAIATLDDAILILDNNYYVIYLNPEAADVLNCDPRKALGTSAADLVDTSAIEFDVPDALAELHIEGQFYEARTSTITDRRGFEIGHTLLLHDITARKHRERRLRRQRDELAQLDQLNEAIRDITQAFVNATSRTAIEEVVCDRLTASDLYTESSIIIDPSDEIVAGDGGEDIEGGARPIAIPTAGPAKEAVSSIPEIRPDVLDTKHGSWSVIPLGYGQSIYGALVLYTTRLDAFESRELAILGQLGEIVSQAIDAVENQRLLLADTVTEITFQCPDAALAEVTKKAACRLSLQGLVPARDGEVLAYYHAMDDSAQHVVDTTSGIEGIASIRMVDDADDIVEFTLTDRSALLALSKGGTNVRTVEANEGEYRVVVEIASETDVRTLIERVREYCPEATLTAKRDLDRPVETGQDSLPEDTLDELTDRQREVLEASYRAGYFRWPRDRTAEEVAESINISSPTLHKHLRRAEEKLLGRMFDPDDPD, from the coding sequence ATGGTACTTTTCGTCACAGCGTATCTCACACTACTCGGCTTCTCAGCGGTGATCACTGGCGGGATAGCGGTCTACGCGTGGCACCGGCGGGATGAACCCGGTGCAGGCCCGTTCGCTGGGTTGATGGCGGCGACGGCCCTCTGGGCGATCTGTGCGGCCGCAACGCTACTGGCGCATGACCCAGAGATACATCTCCTCATCGAGCAGGGACAGTGGGCTGCGACCGTGTTCGTTCCGGTTTTCTGGGTGCTATTTGCTCTGACATACACCGGTCACGACGAACTCGTCTCGGGATGGACTGTGCTCTTGCTATCGATAGTTCCGCTGGTGTCGCTCGCATTGGGGTTAACGAACCCGCTACACGGTCTCGTCTGGGCGGATACCCAGGTCTACGTTGCGAACGGTATGGCAATCGCAACCAGACAGCCTGGTGATTGGTATTGGCTATTTGTGGTCTATGCCTACACGCTCATCGGTGTCGGAACATTCCTGATCTTCCGACTGGTGTTCGTCTCGGACTATCTGTTCCTCGATCAGGCTGTCCTGCTGGTCGTCGGTACCATCGTTCCACTAGTCGGCAACATGGTCTCCGTAACCGAAGTGACGCCGTTGCCTGGAATCGACGTTACACCGTTTGCGTTCACCGTAACTGGTCTCACGTTTGGGTATGCGCTGTTCCGTCGGCGACTGTTTGAGTTGGTGCCCGCGACCCGCCGGCTCGGGCGTGATACCGCCATCGCCACCCTCGACGATGCCATTCTCATCCTCGACAACAACTATTACGTTATCTATCTCAATCCCGAAGCCGCCGATGTCCTCAACTGCGATCCACGAAAAGCACTCGGCACATCAGCAGCGGATCTCGTCGATACCTCCGCTATCGAATTCGACGTGCCGGATGCACTCGCCGAGCTCCACATAGAGGGGCAATTCTACGAAGCCCGGACCTCCACGATTACGGATCGGCGCGGCTTCGAAATCGGGCACACCCTCCTCCTCCATGATATCACCGCACGCAAGCATCGCGAACGCCGCCTCCGCAGACAGCGTGACGAGCTTGCACAGCTCGACCAGCTCAACGAAGCCATCCGTGACATCACTCAAGCATTCGTGAACGCCACCAGTCGGACCGCCATTGAGGAAGTCGTCTGTGATCGGCTGACTGCCTCAGACCTGTATACCGAGTCGAGTATTATTATCGACCCATCTGACGAAATCGTTGCCGGTGATGGCGGTGAGGATATCGAGGGAGGTGCCAGACCGATAGCGATTCCCACAGCGGGACCTGCGAAAGAGGCTGTTTCGTCGATTCCCGAGATACGTCCCGATGTTCTCGATACCAAACACGGCTCGTGGTCGGTCATTCCATTGGGGTATGGTCAGTCGATCTATGGCGCACTTGTCCTCTACACGACGCGACTCGACGCGTTCGAGTCACGAGAACTCGCGATTCTCGGCCAGCTCGGAGAGATAGTCAGTCAAGCCATCGACGCCGTCGAAAATCAGCGACTACTGCTCGCCGATACCGTTACCGAAATCACGTTTCAGTGTCCCGATGCTGCACTTGCGGAGGTTACGAAAAAAGCCGCTTGCCGACTTTCTCTTCAGGGACTCGTGCCTGCGAGAGACGGTGAAGTCCTGGCCTACTACCACGCCATGGATGACTCCGCACAGCACGTTGTGGATACCACATCAGGAATTGAAGGTATTGCCAGTATCAGAATGGTTGATGACGCAGACGACATAGTTGAGTTTACATTGACGGATCGGTCGGCATTACTGGCGCTCTCGAAAGGCGGGACGAACGTCCGCACGGTGGAGGCTAATGAGGGAGAGTATCGGGTCGTCGTCGAAATCGCCTCGGAGACAGATGTTCGGACACTTATAGAGCGTGTCCGCGAGTACTGTCCGGAAGCGACGCTAACCGCGAAGCGTGATCTCGACCGCCCAGTAGAGACAGGACAAGATTCGCTCCCCGAAGATACTCTCGACGAACTCACCGACCGTCAGCGCGAAGTGTTGGAGGCATCCTATCGGGCCGGGTACTTTCGATGGCCGCGCGATCGGACGGCCGAAGAAGTCGCCGAATCGATCAATATTAGCTCGCCGACCCTCCACAAGCATCTCCGCCGTGCAGAAGAAAAGCTTCTAGGACGAATGTTCGATCCGGACGATCCAGACTGA
- a CDS encoding helix-turn-helix transcriptional regulator, whose protein sequence is MATTEATSLTGGVSTNERTRNTPEDTTRAIHRLSEENSPLDTPALITLVRRAPALAALREQPLDRRDLEDCLDVSKPTVHRLTRTLGEMGLVERTNGIFVLTKLGEAVADVVAEFTRSVETAYRLTPLIETIQDRYSDFDIAVFEDAIVTTAEPSNPYRPVQRYCSLIEETRTLRGFDTTMLSPQHVDAVHRRVCDGMEAEFVYPPAIAAHLSSTYSERMAEMIESGRLDFRVHTDISHGIVIFDERVGIRSYCETTGALRAFIDTDSPDVREWAETIHDTHWMEAERFETHSDLPERPG, encoded by the coding sequence ATGGCAACAACCGAAGCAACGTCACTAACGGGTGGAGTATCAACAAACGAAAGAACACGGAATACTCCCGAAGACACCACACGAGCGATTCATCGGCTTAGTGAGGAGAATTCGCCGCTCGACACGCCTGCGCTCATCACACTCGTCAGGCGTGCACCGGCACTCGCTGCACTACGCGAACAGCCGCTCGACCGTCGGGATTTAGAGGACTGTCTTGACGTCTCGAAACCCACAGTCCACCGGCTCACACGGACACTTGGCGAGATGGGTCTCGTCGAGAGAACAAACGGGATATTTGTTCTCACGAAACTGGGCGAAGCCGTCGCCGACGTGGTCGCCGAATTCACGCGAAGCGTCGAGACGGCCTACCGGCTTACTCCCCTCATAGAAACCATCCAAGACCGATATTCCGACTTCGATATCGCGGTATTCGAAGACGCGATTGTGACGACTGCCGAGCCAAGCAACCCCTATCGTCCAGTACAGCGGTACTGCTCGCTCATTGAGGAAACGAGAACTCTGCGTGGATTCGACACAACAATGCTCTCGCCACAGCACGTCGATGCGGTACACAGACGGGTTTGTGACGGGATGGAAGCGGAATTCGTCTACCCACCGGCCATCGCCGCTCACCTCTCATCAACATATTCAGAACGGATGGCGGAGATGATCGAGAGCGGCCGTCTCGATTTCCGCGTCCATACTGACATCTCACATGGAATTGTCATCTTCGATGAACGAGTCGGGATCAGGAGCTACTGTGAGACCACCGGTGCGCTACGGGCATTTATCGACACTGACTCGCCAGACGTACGCGAATGGGCCGAAACGATACATGACACCCATTGGATGGAGGCTGAACGATTCGAAACGCACTCGGATCTTCCTGAGAGGCCGGGCTAA
- a CDS encoding AIM24 family protein, with protein sequence MNLDEFVDSHEPGETGETFELESSKMLDIALDGNIMGKAGSMIGYTGDIAFERKSAGGGLKGMLKKRVTGEGGVMMQASGNGHLYLADAGKEVQILELDASDEISVNGNDVLAFEDSVGWDIKMMSSIAGTSSGGLFNVHLSGPGHIAITTHGKPLVVPTPVRTDPNATVAWSANVSPNAKHDLNIKSFIGRSSGETFQLEFAGQDGFVIIQPYEEITPTESGESSGDGSTGQGVSVSDFL encoded by the coding sequence ATGAATCTCGACGAATTCGTGGACTCGCACGAACCAGGGGAGACAGGAGAGACGTTCGAACTCGAAAGCTCGAAGATGCTCGACATCGCGCTGGACGGAAACATCATGGGCAAAGCAGGCTCAATGATCGGCTACACCGGCGACATTGCTTTCGAGCGCAAATCCGCCGGTGGTGGCCTGAAAGGCATGCTCAAAAAGCGCGTTACCGGCGAGGGAGGCGTGATGATGCAAGCGTCAGGCAACGGCCACCTCTACCTCGCCGATGCGGGCAAAGAAGTCCAGATCCTCGAACTCGATGCCAGCGACGAGATCAGCGTCAATGGCAATGACGTCCTCGCGTTCGAGGATTCGGTGGGCTGGGACATCAAAATGATGAGCTCAATCGCGGGCACGTCCTCGGGAGGACTATTCAACGTCCATCTCAGCGGACCGGGTCATATCGCCATCACCACCCACGGTAAACCGCTCGTGGTCCCAACACCGGTCCGAACCGATCCCAATGCAACCGTGGCCTGGAGCGCGAACGTCTCGCCCAACGCGAAACACGATCTCAATATCAAGAGCTTTATCGGACGCTCGTCGGGCGAGACCTTCCAGCTCGAATTCGCCGGTCAGGACGGATTCGTCATTATCCAGCCGTATGAGGAAATCACCCCTACTGAGAGCGGCGAGAGCAGCGGAGACGGAAGTACCGGCCAAGGAGTCAGCGTCAGCGACTTCCTCTAA